A window of Desertibacillus haloalkaliphilus contains these coding sequences:
- a CDS encoding homoserine dehydrogenase gives MISIGLLGFGTVGEGVFERIYSAKAEIEQVLGDRVEVKKILVKDFQKQRNADEQLFTDNPNDFFKDRYDIVFEQMGGVEPAKDYISRLLNRNVPVITANKKLIAFAGRELEALANEHGSFISYEAAVAGGIPIINVLSSLLPTTAITKVSGILNGTTNYIVTEMNEKGRDFDEVLEEAQALGFAEADPTDDVEGFDAWYKLRILSKLCFGSWAEQSTFARIGIRNVERWHIEAAKTHGLKMKLVAEARTDGERVFGGVRPSFVAQSHPLATVDGVTNAVHLEGESGTNLLFTGPGAGKEPTANSMVEDFVHHFRQTKQPEYKRKNIKACTNQSEWLLFFKKEDVDRVKEHLDQITYHLNEVIEEDEGFGWFITTDTCVEYLPLTDVYDSYPIYGRKLVKLEAAV, from the coding sequence ATGATATCTATCGGTTTACTTGGATTTGGGACAGTCGGGGAAGGTGTTTTTGAACGAATTTATTCAGCAAAGGCTGAAATAGAACAGGTATTAGGAGATCGAGTAGAGGTAAAAAAGATTTTGGTGAAAGATTTTCAAAAACAAAGAAATGCTGATGAGCAATTATTTACTGATAATCCGAATGACTTTTTTAAGGATCGGTATGATATCGTTTTTGAGCAAATGGGCGGTGTTGAACCAGCCAAAGATTATATTAGTCGTCTATTAAACAGGAATGTACCTGTAATTACAGCTAATAAAAAATTAATTGCTTTTGCTGGTCGTGAGTTAGAAGCACTTGCAAATGAGCATGGTAGTTTTATTAGTTATGAAGCAGCCGTTGCTGGAGGAATCCCAATTATTAATGTCCTCAGCTCCTTGTTACCAACAACCGCAATCACTAAGGTTTCTGGGATCTTAAATGGAACGACAAATTACATAGTTACAGAGATGAATGAGAAGGGGCGCGATTTTGACGAAGTTCTAGAAGAGGCCCAAGCTCTGGGTTTTGCTGAAGCGGACCCAACAGATGATGTAGAGGGGTTTGATGCTTGGTATAAGCTACGGATTTTAAGTAAGTTATGCTTTGGAAGCTGGGCTGAACAGTCAACGTTTGCCCGCATTGGGATACGTAACGTTGAGCGTTGGCATATTGAGGCGGCAAAAACACATGGGCTGAAAATGAAACTCGTTGCTGAAGCAAGAACAGATGGAGAACGTGTTTTTGGGGGAGTACGACCTAGCTTTGTCGCACAAAGCCACCCGTTAGCTACAGTCGATGGCGTAACAAATGCGGTTCATCTTGAAGGAGAGTCTGGTACAAACTTATTATTTACTGGGCCAGGGGCTGGAAAAGAACCGACAGCAAATAGTATGGTTGAAGACTTTGTTCATCACTTTAGACAAACGAAGCAACCTGAATATAAACGAAAAAACATAAAAGCATGTACCAACCAAAGTGAATGGCTTCTTTTTTTCAAGAAAGAGGATGTTGATCGGGTGAAAGAGCATTTGGATCAGATCACTTACCACCTGAATGAAGTCATTGAAGAAGATGAGGGCTTCGGTTGGTTTATCACTACGGATACGTGCGTTGAATACTTGCCATTAACGGATGTCTATGACTCTTATCCCATTTATGGGAGGAAACTAGTGAAGCTTGAAGCAGCTGTATAA